The Microbispora sp. ZYX-F-249 region CGTTGCTCCCCGGGTCCTCCTGCGTGCCCATCTTCGGGTAGAACTCACGCGCCCGGGTGAGGTAGCTCGCGGTGCCGGTGGCCCGGTAGAGCCAGACGGAGGCCCAGGCCAGCTCGTCCCAGTACATCTTCGTGGCGCCCTCGACCTGGCCGCCCTCGCCGGTGGAGTTGTAGAAGCCCTGCGCGGCGCTGACGCAGTTCACGTACGCGGTGTCGCGGCCGTTCGTGCCCTTGGTCGTGTCGGCGAACGTGAACAGCTGCTTGGCGTGGGTGAGCAGCGTGTCGGCGTACGCCGGGTCGGTCGGCCGGAAGACGACCGACGAGGCGGCCATCGCGGCGGCGGTCTCGGCGGCGACGTCGGTGCCCGGGCACGACGCGGTGATCTTGTAGACGGGCCGCTTGTGGCCCTTGGCCTCGACGGTCTCCGGCGCGCCCCAGTAGGAGTGGTCCTCGCCGCCGTCGCCGACCTGGACGTACAGGACGTTCGGCTCGGGATGGGCGTGGATGAAGTAGTCGTTCGACTGCCGGAGCGTGCGCAGCAGGTACGGCAACTGGCCCGAGCGCTCGTACGACGCCCGATAGTCCGCGCCGCCCCAGGCCAGGGTGGTGGTCATGGACGCCATCGGAAAGCCGAACTTCACATGGTCGCCGGCGTCGTAGAAGCCGCCGGAAAGGTCCACCCCCGCGGACTTCCCGTCGTTGACGGTCGAGTCGGCCCGCCAGGTCACCCGGTTGCCGGACGGCAGGTGCCCCGACTCCTGTGCCTCGTAGAACAGGAACGACTTCTGCAGCGCCTCGCCGTAGTTGAAGGAGGCGGCCGAGACGGGGGTGGAGGTCGCGGTGACGGCCAGCAGGGCGCCGGCCAGTGCGGTCGCCGTGCTCGCGCTCAGCAGCCGTCGCGGTAGTCGCATCACGTGCCCCTCGGAAGGACGACGGGCCGGCCCCGGGCATGCGGGGCCGCCCCGGAACGGGCGGGACGATCTCGGGAGGGCTCCCGCCCGGATGGTGCGTATGCGAGGTGGCGCGATCCAAGCACGGTCCGGTCACGGACCCCGTACGGCCAGGTCAGAGCGGCCGAGGACACGTCGCGGTGCTGAAACTTTCAGCTCGCCGCCCCGCCGGCGGGGACGACTGCCGGCGGGGCGGCGGCTCGGCCGGCTACGCCTGCACCGGCGCGGGCGAGTACGTCTCGACGTCGTGGTGCCGCATCCGGTGGATCAGCGTGTCCAGCGCCCAGGCGCCGGGCCCGAAGACGGCGATGAGGAAGAACGACCAGCAGAACATGGCCGCCGCCTCGCCGCCGTTCTGCAGCGGGAACAGGTTCTGCGGCGCGTGGACCACGAAGTAGGCGTACGCCATCGAGCCCGAGCAGAGCAGCGCGCTGACACGGGTGAGCAGCCCGGCGAGGACGAGGGTCCCGAACACCAGCTGGATGGCCGCCGCCCACCAGCTCGGCCACGTGCCGAACGGCACGGCCTGGCCGGTTCCGCGGTTGCCGCCCAGCACGCCGAAGATCGTGGCCGCGCCGTGGCAGACGAACAGCAGCCCCGTCACGATGCGGAAGAGCGAGAGGACTGGCCCGCGGATCTGGTCCGATTTCATGTGATCACCTTCTTGTCGTGCCTACCGGGTGGGCCTCGCCGCGTACGCGCGATCGCACTGCGGGCCGGCCCATGGAAACGCGCCGGAAAATAACCCGGCGAAAGAGAAAGGGAAAACCCCGGCCGCCGCCTATCGAGAGTCAGTGGGCAGTAAACCGGCCGTCATTTCCGCCGTCCCGTGGCTCACATTGTCGGCGAATTGGACGTCCGGCGGCGGGGAGCCGCGCGGGAGTGCGCCCAAAGAGGCGGATTCCCTGGTCAAAGCCTGGAACGAGCGGCATCGTCGCTGATGTCGCGGTGTTTCGCCATGGACCACGGTGGCCGCGCCTCGCTTATTCAGCGGCGAATAAGCGGCGGGCGGCGTAGTCCCAAGATTGCTTATAGGGGTACCCCTAGTCAAGAGTTCAAGTAATTCTCCGTCAGGCCGCTGCCACGTGCCGTCGGCGTACGTGTGGTGGCACCCCGGTCACCTGCCGCTTCTTCGGACGGGTGATCCGCCTAATTCCGGAAGGCCGCGTGAAACTTTCTCGCGGATCTCGCTTGGTGATGCGGCTATCGCGGTCCGTCACCATCGCGGACGTGCGCGGGCTACCTCGTCCACAGGCATTCCTGCGCCGTCCGCACGAGTGCCATCAAGCCAGGCGACAGCCGTTCGCCCCGCCACGCGAGCGCGTAGGTCAGGCGGAGGTCGCCCGCGTCCAGGGGGACGAAGGCGACGTCGTCCCTGCGGACGGACGTGACGACGAGGAGCGGAGTGGGCAGCAGGCCGACGCCGGCCGCGACCAGGTCGAGCGCGGCGGCGAAGTCGTCGATCTCGTCGGCCACCACGTGCTGCCGGTGCGGCCCGACGCGGGCGGCCAGCCGTGCCCACACCCCGCCGGGCGGGCGTTCGCGCGGCATCAGCACGCGATGCCGCGCGAGCCGCTCGGGCTGCAGGTGCGGCAGGCCGGCGAGCGGGTCCCCGGCCGGTACGGCCAGGTGACCGACGGGCACGTGGAAACGGGCGACCGTGGTCAGCTCCCGCGGGAAGGGCGCGGCCAGGATGGCCGCGGTCACCTCGCCGGCGGCGAGGGCCGCGACGGCGGCGGCGCGGCCGGCCGGGCGCAGTTCCACCTCCGCCGGAGGATCGTGGCGTGCCATCCGGCGGGCGATCCGCGCCGCGAGCCCGCCGGCGAGCGGGGGATAGGCCAGGCGGACACCGTCGTACTCCGGCGCGGCGAGCCGTCTCGCCTCGGCCGAGAAGGCGGCCGCCGACTCCAGCAGCGCCTCGGCGTACGGCAGCAGCGCCTTGCCTGCGGGTGACAGGTGGACCTCCCGGCTCGTCCGCTCGAACAGGCGGACCCCGAGCGCGCGCTCGAGACGGCCGACGGCCTGGCTCGCGGCGGGCTGGGAGACGCCCAGCTCGGCGGCGGCGCGGGAGAAGCTGAGATGCCGGGCCACGACGGCGAAGCAGCCGATGTCGCGCAGCGGCGGGCCGGAGTCCACGCTCCAGTATGGGGAGATCAGGCGGTCGGGCGCAGACGCAGGTCGCACCCCGTCTGGCGGTAGAACGTCAACTGGTCGTAGTAGACCCGCCCGCTGGCGAACACGCCGTCGTCGCCCATCGTGTAGGCGCCCGCCGCCGGGAGGACCACGCGGCGGCCGGTGCCCGTGATCTCCGTGCCGCCCGGCAGCAGCAGCACGCCGGTGTGGGTGCCGCTGAACGTCCACTCCACGACGATGGTGTCGTCGAGGACGGTTCGTGCGGTGGTCTCGTTGTGCATGTCGGGGAACGCCGTGAAGAGCTGCCGGAAGTACCAGCCGATCTGCTCGTGGCCCTCCATCACCCCGGCGGGCGTGACGAAGACGGCCCTCGCGCCGAAGCAGCGGAGCACCCGCTCCTCGTCCTGGGAGCCGATCGCGTCCGTGAGCGCGTCGAGCAGCGCGCCGATCTCGGTCATCCGCCTCCCCGGTCCCGTCCTGGAACTCCTACCCACGGCGACGGATGACGACGCCGTGGCCCAGGCGGGGGCTCAGGGTTCGGATGGACGCACCGGGGATGTCAGGGCTTGCGCGCGACGCCGCACAGCGCGTCGACCTCGGGCGCCTCGCCGAACTGGCTGGGCTCGGGCCGCCATCGGGACACCGACACCACGCCCGGCTCCAGCAGCGTGAGACCGTCGAAGAAGCGCGCGAACTGCTCGGGCGTCCGCAGCCGGTAGGGGTCGCCGCCCTCGGCGCGGATGCGCTCGGCCTCGTCGGCGGCCTCGGGCGCGACGACCTTCGTGCCGTCCTCGAAGACCAGATGACTGCCGGACGGCAGGGCGTCCATGAGGTGACGCACGATCCCGTACGCCTCGTCGTCGTCGAGCACCTGGCCCATGATCCCCAGCAGCATGAGCGCCACCGGCCGGTCGAAGTCGAGCGTCTTCGACGCGGCCCGCAGGATCTTGTCCGGTTCGCGTACGTCGGCCTCGATGTAGTCGGTCACGCCGGGCGGGCTGCTGGTCAGCAGGGCGTTGGCGTGCACCAGCACCAGGGGGTCGTTGTCGACGTACACGATCCGCGACTCCGGCGCCACCCGCTGGGCCACCTGGTGGGTGTTGTCGGCGGTCGGCAGGCCGGTGCCGATGTCGAGGAACTGCCGGATGCCGGCCTCTCCCGCCAGGTGCCGTACGGCACGGCCGAGAAAGCCCCGCGACTGCCGCGCGATGTCCACGATGCCGGGGTACGCCTGCCGGATCTGCTGGCCGAGCTCGCGGTCGACGGTGAAGTGGTCCTTGCCGCCCAGGAAGTAGTTCCAGATGCGTGCCGAGTGGGGCACGCTCGTGTCGAGCTTGGGGCGGTGCTCCTCGCCGGAACCG contains the following coding sequences:
- a CDS encoding LysR family transcriptional regulator, with protein sequence MDSGPPLRDIGCFAVVARHLSFSRAAAELGVSQPAASQAVGRLERALGVRLFERTSREVHLSPAGKALLPYAEALLESAAAFSAEARRLAAPEYDGVRLAYPPLAGGLAARIARRMARHDPPAEVELRPAGRAAAVAALAAGEVTAAILAAPFPRELTTVARFHVPVGHLAVPAGDPLAGLPHLQPERLARHRVLMPRERPPGGVWARLAARVGPHRQHVVADEIDDFAAALDLVAAGVGLLPTPLLVVTSVRRDDVAFVPLDAGDLRLTYALAWRGERLSPGLMALVRTAQECLWTR
- a CDS encoding DoxX family protein; protein product: MKSDQIRGPVLSLFRIVTGLLFVCHGAATIFGVLGGNRGTGQAVPFGTWPSWWAAAIQLVFGTLVLAGLLTRVSALLCSGSMAYAYFVVHAPQNLFPLQNGGEAAAMFCWSFFLIAVFGPGAWALDTLIHRMRHHDVETYSPAPVQA
- a CDS encoding SAM-dependent methyltransferase — its product is MSEVPADGSGEEHRPKLDTSVPHSARIWNYFLGGKDHFTVDRELGQQIRQAYPGIVDIARQSRGFLGRAVRHLAGEAGIRQFLDIGTGLPTADNTHQVAQRVAPESRIVYVDNDPLVLVHANALLTSSPPGVTDYIEADVREPDKILRAASKTLDFDRPVALMLLGIMGQVLDDDEAYGIVRHLMDALPSGSHLVFEDGTKVVAPEAADEAERIRAEGGDPYRLRTPEQFARFFDGLTLLEPGVVSVSRWRPEPSQFGEAPEVDALCGVARKP
- a CDS encoding ester cyclase, whose protein sequence is MTEIGALLDALTDAIGSQDEERVLRCFGARAVFVTPAGVMEGHEQIGWYFRQLFTAFPDMHNETTARTVLDDTIVVEWTFSGTHTGVLLLPGGTEITGTGRRVVLPAAGAYTMGDDGVFASGRVYYDQLTFYRQTGCDLRLRPTA